GTGGTCCGACTCTACCCATAAACATCAGAATCGTAATAAGTATTTTTCCTATCGAACTAAGTTCAGTTGTTAGCCCCATTGACATCCCAACAGTGCCAAACGCAGAAATAACTTCAAACATTAATACGTTCAGCGGAGCTGTTTCCGTTATCATTAAAATAAATAGCATCGCAAAAATAAGTGCTGCTGAATACAAAGTAATCGAGAACGCTCTAAATACGATGTCCTTTGGTACCCGTCTTTTCAAAACATTGACATCATCTCTTCCTCTAATCAAACTCCAAACAGCAAGGACGATGACAAAAAATGTCGTGACTTTGATTCCGCCTGCTGTCCCACCTGATCCTCCACCAATAAACATAAGCAGCATCGTTACAAACTGGGTCCCAAGAGTCAAATCCCCCATAGCTAAGCTGTTAAAACCCGCAGTTCTCGGAACAATTGCATGGAAATAAGCCCCTAAGAATTTCTCTTTTAGAGATAAGCCTCCTAATGTTCCTGGATTATTGTATTCTAGCAAAAAGATTAAAAAGGTTCCGACTACATTCAATATTATCGTCATAATTAAGACCAATTTTGTATGTAAGGACAGGGTCTTTATCGACCTTTTTCGCAAAATATCTAAAATAACGGTATAGCCAATTCCGCCGATTATAAGTAATGAACTTAGCGTCATAATGATCGTTACGTCTCCGGCATAGTCGGTCATACTTCTAAAATCACCCATTATATCGATTCCAGCATTATTAAAGGCGGAGATTGAATGGAATATTCCATAGTAAATTGATTGGGGAAACCCAAAATCCTTTGCCCAGCGAATGGCTAAAATGACTGCCCCCACCCCTTCAATTAAAAGAGTAAAACCGACTACGAATTTAACGAGTCTTACCATCCCCTCTAAGGAAAGCTGGTTTAAAGATTCCTGAATCATCAGTCTGCTAGACAATCCAATATTTTTCCCAAGAAATAAAGATATAAGGACACCGAAGGTCATAAACCCTAGACCCCCTACTTGAATTAACAGTAGAATAACTATTTGTCCAAACAAAGTGAATGTCGTTTTCGTGTCTACGACAACTAATCCTGTTACACAAACCGCAGTAGTCGCTTCAAATAGTGCATCGATAAAGGATAAATGGTGCCAGGTCTTGTGTCGATATAGGAAGCATAAGCAATAGCGTCCCAATTCCGATAAGGCACAAAAACCCAATTGCTAATGTTTGAGCGGGATTAATTTTAATGAATTTACCTGATCCACTCAGTCTTTTACTATTAAACCATTTGTCCATTTAGATATCTCCTGACATTGAGATTTTCAAGCCAACTTATGTAAATATATCCTTCAATAAAACGTGATCCATATTCAGCATTATAACGCAGTAAAGCGATGGGGGACAGTCCCCCATCGCTTTACTGCGTTACATTAGCAAATGCAAGTTTTTTTCTTGGCACCGACCTTTGATTTCTCTACAATTTTTTTTAGATAATCGGTCGCTAACGGGACTTTACATGCGGTTTGGCCAACATTAACGTGAACCTTTCCAATCTTTTCAGCTACTTCCATCGCTTCATCATGGAGTGAAGCAACAAAAGCACCGACACAAATTACAAACAAATTCATATTATATCGAACTCTGTTTTTTTCAGTATGGATGTTGGCCTCCACTTGCTCCAATAAATGGCGTATTTCATCAAAATCGAGTTTTTCATCGGGAGTAATCGAAAGATAGTTGGCATACGTGCTCCAACCACAACATGCAATCATTTCTTCCTTTGAACTCATCCATTCCCTTGCCATTTCTAACGCATAATCACTTTCAGCAGCAACACCCGCAACTGTATATTCAGCAAGCAAATACCAATAGGCTTTACCCACCCAATTCTGTAACTCCGCCTTTGACATCCGCTTCGGGTTTATCGATAAACCCGATAAATACATTGCATCGGAATTGCCTGTATCAAATAAGGCCAACGCCAAATCATGGTCTTTTTTCACATATTTAACGAGCTTTTTCAAATCCCCAACCTTTACCCCAAAGAGCGGTTCTGTTGCCCCATGTCGGATATGTGTTTTTTTCGTTTGCTCTGTCCCCAATTGTTCAAGCTTAAACATGATTTCTTCTATCGTCATACTTCGTTCACACCCCATTTTCGTTAAAGATATAGAATTATTCCTATAATTAAGATACTTACATTCTCTTTCTTCATCTTTAGCCAAAGTCCTCCTCTCCCATTCTAAACCACTTAGAAAAACAACACTTTAGCACTTTAAAGAAGCGGGGGACAGTCCCCCACTTCTTTAAAGTGCTAAACAGTTTTATGCTAAAATAGATTTGTGTATTTTATCTGGTTTGTTTTGAGGGGTGCTTTTTTTGACATTGCTAAATAAAAGAATGAG
The DNA window shown above is from Bacillus sp. T3 and carries:
- a CDS encoding DNA alkylation repair protein: MTIEEIMFKLEQLGTEQTKKTHIRHGATEPLFGVKVGDLKKLVKYVKKDHDLALALFDTGNSDAMYLSGLSINPKRMSKAELQNWVGKAYWYLLAEYTVAGVAAESDYALEMAREWMSSKEEMIACCGWSTYANYLSITPDEKLDFDEIRHLLEQVEANIHTEKNRVRYNMNLFVICVGAFVASLHDEAMEVAEKIGKVHVNVGQTACKVPLATDYLKKIVEKSKVGAKKKTCIC